A genomic window from Halogeometricum borinquense DSM 11551 includes:
- a CDS encoding DUF7284 family protein: MNATLDAAVFLLLLGAAVVGLTTADAGSQPTLDDGRSDAVANVLATSTATVNYSLSPGARRANESGADFRRTSGPEFERTTHGSLAGLLARVTVGTAGFDGTPVTHARDDFRSSVREAITARLVPTGLRIDAAWRPYPDAPVEGHVAVGASPPQSAATDAATLTIPTRTQSLPANETDDFESLSNAVAAQTIETVAPASRTRLALRGDPPVSTLVRYRYARLAAALNVSVEDPIADADTDVANQRLADALAPRVESDLRARYDSPADAAAAVSVSEVRIVVRTWGDESEGGR, translated from the coding sequence GTGAACGCCACCCTCGACGCCGCGGTGTTCCTGTTGCTCCTTGGGGCGGCCGTCGTCGGTCTTACCACCGCCGATGCAGGGTCGCAGCCGACCCTCGACGACGGCCGTTCAGATGCCGTTGCGAACGTGCTTGCTACCAGTACGGCGACAGTGAACTACTCGCTCTCGCCGGGTGCGCGGCGGGCGAACGAGAGCGGTGCCGACTTCCGGCGAACGTCGGGTCCGGAGTTCGAGCGAACGACACACGGGTCACTTGCGGGGCTGCTCGCCCGCGTTACCGTCGGCACCGCCGGTTTCGACGGCACGCCGGTGACACACGCACGCGACGACTTCCGGTCGTCAGTTCGGGAGGCCATCACGGCCAGACTTGTGCCGACCGGTCTCAGAATCGACGCCGCGTGGCGGCCCTACCCCGATGCACCGGTCGAAGGACACGTCGCCGTCGGTGCGTCTCCGCCGCAGTCGGCCGCGACGGACGCGGCGACGCTGACGATTCCCACGCGAACGCAGTCGCTTCCGGCAAACGAGACGGATGACTTCGAGTCGCTCTCGAACGCCGTCGCGGCGCAAACTATCGAAACGGTTGCGCCAGCGAGTCGAACGCGCCTCGCTCTCCGCGGGGACCCGCCCGTTTCGACGCTCGTTCGGTACCGCTACGCACGTCTCGCCGCAGCACTGAACGTCTCCGTCGAAGACCCGATAGCCGATGCCGACACCGATGTAGCGAACCAGCGCCTTGCGGACGCCCTCGCGCCGCGAGTCGAGTCTGATCTGCGGGCGCGCTACGACTCGCCCGCGGATGCTGCGGCCGCCGTCTCCGTGAGTGAGGTCAGAATCGTTGTCCGGACGTGGGGCGATGAATCGGAGGGTGGTCGCTGA
- a CDS encoding DUF7285 family protein, with amino-acid sequence MLSSWTRDGATRTGERRRARAQTSPVAALAALFAVCAGLSLYVTVLGGSIPLLEDRAVADPTLDRVHDVIDDGGVVDAERLPDAMTRGPDGRRLNVTLTASDDVWTVGPAVPQEATDRASRLVSVRLSPGQVEPGRLTVVVWS; translated from the coding sequence ATGTTGTCCTCGTGGACGCGTGACGGCGCTACTCGGACGGGCGAGCGGAGACGGGCACGCGCCCAAACGTCACCCGTCGCCGCATTGGCCGCGCTGTTTGCCGTCTGCGCAGGACTGAGCCTCTATGTGACCGTCCTCGGTGGTTCGATTCCACTCCTTGAGGATCGAGCCGTCGCTGATCCAACGCTTGACCGCGTTCACGACGTTATTGACGACGGTGGCGTGGTAGACGCCGAGCGACTTCCCGACGCAATGACTCGCGGGCCGGATGGCCGCCGTCTCAACGTTACGCTCACCGCCTCGGACGACGTGTGGACCGTCGGTCCAGCCGTCCCGCAGGAGGCGACCGACCGCGCGAGTCGCCTCGTGAGCGTTCGTCTCTCACCCGGACAGGTCGAACCCGGCCGTCTGACGGTGGTGGTGTGGTCGTGA
- a CDS encoding DUF7283 family protein, with product MLDVPLDSWYAWLGLSLAGVALVGAASGLPTAPPPNATAAAETVDRVAATEYASTAEHPLDATAVKLETRRLALRNDAGTAHATFAFAPVTPVPAGDSPLRDVIHGAHPSAVFDSPAAFQQAVIDSRTRTSNATWREVDRTLLVRKTTWEGVDVVLVDA from the coding sequence ATGCTCGACGTTCCCCTCGATTCGTGGTACGCGTGGCTGGGGCTCTCGCTTGCGGGCGTCGCCCTCGTCGGCGCGGCGTCTGGACTCCCAACAGCCCCACCGCCGAACGCTACTGCGGCGGCTGAGACGGTAGACCGTGTGGCGGCGACCGAGTACGCATCGACGGCCGAACATCCGCTGGACGCGACGGCGGTCAAACTCGAAACGCGCCGTCTCGCACTCCGAAACGACGCCGGGACGGCGCACGCGACGTTCGCGTTCGCTCCGGTCACACCCGTTCCGGCGGGTGACTCGCCGCTTCGTGACGTGATTCACGGTGCGCACCCATCGGCCGTCTTCGACTCGCCGGCGGCGTTCCAACAGGCCGTTATCGATTCGCGCACCCGCACAAGCAACGCAACGTGGCGCGAGGTGGACCGCACGCTTCTCGTCCGCAAAACGACTTGGGAGGGAGTCGATGTTGTCCTCGTGGACGCGTGA
- a CDS encoding type II/IV secretion system ATPase subunit — protein sequence MPLDFTACIAAVGSALSLDTDTDDDESACRCQHSFETPTGRTTDRTELVVDATDCPGGGDLAGVPACRATVIGALADRDADVVRVRADGLERTYDDDAAGVLLAAGRFAERVGFHDESLAERATRDPIDAVRRATGRAGPVATLAAETGLAAGVERADDYESLLWSYVGPSVARSRVARRLPSDAALLDRRELDTGATVRLYRTGDGRLYHLTPVAHELDADATATLAAAHECLARGIVQGGERAAGRAVRHVADDDDPVETLTDVLNRHTRGNGVLDDLFADPRVTDVVASAPVASNPVRVAIDGERIRTNVRLTPDGAAALASRFRHASGRGFSRASPALDAAIDAPNGSRVRVAGVTAPASDGIGFAFRAHDGRAWTLPGLVASGTLSAETAAFLSFAVERGATGLVAGTRGAGKTTLLGSLLWELPAATRLVTVEDTPELPVAALRDGGRDVQPLHTDLGEDGSFSPTDAVRTALRLGDGALVVGEVRGDEASALYEAMRVGAHGHAVLGTIHGDSPAAVRERVVSDLGVPESSFAATDLVVTCTRDGSDRRVETVAEVRQTDEGVHFETLYGRDGNGIQETGVVTRGDSSLVAALARHDESYADVLDALDRRTATLSHLAETDQTRPDDLPNAAADVREVRR from the coding sequence ATGCCTCTCGACTTCACCGCCTGCATCGCCGCTGTCGGTTCGGCGCTCTCGCTCGATACCGACACCGATGACGATGAATCCGCCTGCCGGTGCCAACACTCGTTCGAGACGCCGACCGGCCGGACGACAGACCGGACGGAGCTCGTCGTCGATGCGACCGACTGTCCCGGTGGCGGTGACCTCGCCGGCGTTCCCGCGTGCCGTGCCACCGTCATTGGCGCACTCGCGGACCGAGACGCGGACGTGGTTCGCGTCCGTGCTGACGGTCTCGAACGCACCTACGACGACGATGCTGCGGGTGTTTTGCTCGCGGCAGGTCGGTTCGCCGAACGCGTCGGATTCCACGACGAATCGCTCGCAGAACGCGCCACCCGAGACCCGATAGATGCGGTCCGGCGAGCAACCGGTCGGGCGGGACCGGTGGCGACTCTCGCGGCCGAGACAGGCCTTGCCGCGGGTGTCGAACGTGCAGACGATTACGAGAGTCTCCTGTGGAGTTACGTGGGACCGTCAGTCGCCCGTTCCCGTGTCGCTCGGCGACTTCCGTCGGATGCCGCTCTCCTCGACCGGCGAGAACTTGATACCGGCGCGACGGTTCGTCTGTACCGGACCGGCGACGGCCGACTGTATCATCTCACGCCCGTTGCGCACGAACTCGACGCAGACGCGACGGCGACGCTGGCGGCGGCACACGAGTGTCTCGCGCGCGGAATCGTGCAGGGCGGAGAGCGTGCTGCCGGCCGAGCCGTGCGGCACGTCGCGGACGACGACGACCCAGTGGAGACGTTAACGGACGTACTCAACCGTCACACGCGCGGGAACGGCGTTCTCGACGACCTGTTTGCTGATCCACGAGTGACCGACGTGGTTGCGTCGGCTCCGGTTGCGTCAAATCCGGTACGCGTTGCGATCGACGGTGAGCGTATCCGGACGAACGTCCGTCTCACGCCGGATGGGGCCGCGGCGCTCGCGTCTCGGTTCCGACACGCCAGCGGACGCGGGTTCTCCCGCGCGTCGCCCGCACTGGACGCCGCGATCGACGCGCCCAACGGGTCACGCGTCCGCGTCGCTGGCGTCACCGCCCCTGCGAGCGACGGCATCGGATTCGCCTTCCGCGCACACGACGGTCGAGCGTGGACGCTCCCCGGTCTCGTTGCTTCGGGGACCCTCTCGGCCGAGACGGCGGCGTTTCTCTCGTTTGCTGTCGAACGCGGTGCGACGGGCCTCGTCGCGGGAACGCGCGGTGCGGGCAAGACGACGCTTCTTGGCTCTCTTCTCTGGGAACTCCCGGCGGCGACGCGTCTCGTCACCGTCGAAGACACCCCGGAACTCCCGGTCGCGGCGCTCAGAGACGGCGGGCGCGACGTGCAACCCCTCCACACCGACCTCGGTGAGGACGGTTCCTTTTCGCCGACAGATGCCGTCCGTACCGCGCTCCGGCTCGGAGACGGCGCTCTCGTCGTTGGCGAGGTTCGGGGTGACGAGGCCAGCGCCCTCTACGAAGCGATGCGAGTCGGCGCACACGGCCACGCTGTTCTCGGGACGATTCACGGCGACTCGCCCGCAGCCGTCCGCGAACGGGTCGTCTCGGACCTCGGCGTCCCCGAATCGTCGTTCGCGGCGACAGACCTCGTTGTCACCTGCACTCGTGACGGTTCCGACAGGCGAGTCGAGACGGTCGCCGAGGTTCGACAGACCGACGAGGGCGTTCATTTCGAGACGCTCTACGGCCGCGACGGCAACGGTATTCAAGAGACTGGAGTCGTCACGCGTGGTGATAGTTCGTTGGTCGCCGCGCTCGCCCGGCACGACGAATCGTACGCCGACGTACTCGACGCACTCGACCGCCGGACAGCGACGCTCTCGCACCTCGCCGAAACAGACCAGACGCGACCCGATGACCTTCCGAACGCCGCGGCCGATGTGCGCGAGGTCCGCCGATGA
- a CDS encoding DUF7311 family protein has protein sequence MIRVVLAAVLAVAVLGASLPAVEDARADRTATRVDTSVERLSAAGSALAYGSDATSDAAVAPTRTVTFSLPSPTWTSAGIDYVAVGGQPGGQGNRSVVTYAVAGGTEITRRLSLPVALRTPNGPIVLRGYGDRPISVALRRTADGPVLVASRAYSG, from the coding sequence GTGATTCGCGTCGTTCTCGCGGCGGTCCTCGCTGTCGCGGTCCTCGGTGCGTCGCTTCCGGCGGTCGAAGACGCCCGGGCCGACCGAACGGCGACGAGAGTGGACACTTCCGTCGAACGACTCTCGGCGGCCGGGTCGGCGCTCGCGTACGGTTCGGATGCGACGAGTGACGCCGCTGTCGCGCCGACGCGAACCGTGACGTTCTCGCTCCCGTCGCCGACGTGGACGAGCGCAGGTATCGATTACGTCGCTGTCGGTGGGCAACCCGGCGGACAGGGAAACCGGTCGGTCGTGACCTACGCGGTGGCCGGTGGCACGGAAATAACGCGTCGGCTCTCGCTCCCGGTCGCACTCCGGACACCGAACGGTCCTATCGTCCTCCGCGGATACGGCGACCGACCGATCTCGGTCGCGCTTCGGCGGACAGCGGATGGTCCTGTACTGGTCGCCTCGCGTGCCTACTCTGGCTGA
- a CDS encoding DUF7310 family coiled-coil domain-containing protein → MPDDKTDLTTLAARLDAVERALTDDDRDQPSNDASGTDTDTEAAEALSETTVADLEQSIAALDRRVSELSAELEAVRGLLGGVQAVNESVERRADLALAIAEQLAAAHDEDDGLVVERLPDDAETVGDVADRRDDTACDTDGDEAEDSLAARLREAL, encoded by the coding sequence ATGCCGGATGACAAAACCGACCTCACAACGCTTGCAGCCCGTCTCGACGCCGTTGAACGCGCTCTGACTGACGACGACCGCGACCAACCGTCGAACGACGCGTCGGGTACCGACACGGATACCGAGGCCGCCGAAGCGCTGTCCGAGACGACCGTGGCGGATCTCGAACAGTCGATAGCGGCTCTCGACCGGCGTGTGTCCGAACTGTCGGCCGAACTTGAGGCGGTTCGTGGTCTCCTGGGCGGCGTGCAGGCGGTAAACGAATCAGTCGAACGCCGCGCCGATCTCGCACTTGCGATAGCCGAACAACTCGCCGCCGCGCACGACGAGGATGACGGCCTCGTCGTCGAACGCCTTCCGGACGACGCGGAGACAGTCGGCGACGTGGCGGACCGCCGTGACGACACCGCTTGCGATACCGACGGGGACGAGGCGGAGGACTCTCTCGCCGCACGCCTCCGCGAGGCGCTGTGA
- a CDS encoding tubulin/FtsZ family protein: MKTVLIGVGQAGGKLTRELVDFDERMEFGAVLDAVAVNSAKADLRDIPFETILIGQDRVKGHGVGGDNELGAEVMQADKREVLSALDGRITAEAEAIFVVAGLGGGTGSGGAPVLVNELQQIYDVPIYALGILPGDSEGAMYQVNAGRSLKTVAREADSLLLVDNDAFRSSGESLEQGYDAINRAIAQRVGLLFASGEAVEGVAESVVDSSEVINTLRSGGISALGYAAAESADSSEGNINTVMSTTRRSLLTGTSLPEATTADSALLVVAGEPDKIPRKGVERARRWIEEETGSLQVRGGDFPLDSGRIASLILLGGVERSDRLEAFMQRAKEAVKEAEETEEREDPAETWRNDELEDLI; this comes from the coding sequence ATGAAGACCGTCCTGATAGGTGTCGGCCAGGCCGGCGGGAAGCTTACCCGCGAACTGGTTGACTTCGATGAACGAATGGAGTTCGGCGCGGTTCTCGATGCAGTCGCCGTGAACTCCGCGAAGGCTGACCTGCGCGACATTCCGTTCGAGACGATTCTCATCGGACAGGACCGCGTGAAAGGCCACGGGGTCGGCGGCGACAACGAACTCGGCGCGGAAGTCATGCAAGCAGACAAGCGCGAGGTGCTCTCAGCACTCGACGGCCGCATCACCGCCGAAGCCGAAGCGATTTTCGTCGTCGCCGGACTCGGCGGCGGGACCGGAAGCGGTGGCGCACCCGTCCTCGTCAATGAACTCCAGCAGATCTACGACGTACCAATCTACGCTCTCGGCATCCTTCCCGGCGACAGCGAAGGCGCGATGTATCAGGTGAACGCCGGACGGTCGCTGAAGACCGTCGCTCGCGAAGCAGATTCGCTCCTCCTCGTTGACAACGACGCGTTCCGGAGTTCGGGCGAGAGCCTCGAACAGGGATACGACGCGATCAACCGCGCTATCGCCCAGCGCGTCGGACTCCTGTTCGCCTCCGGTGAGGCAGTCGAGGGCGTCGCAGAGAGTGTCGTTGACTCCTCTGAGGTCATCAACACGCTCCGCTCGGGCGGCATTTCGGCGCTCGGCTACGCCGCCGCTGAGTCCGCCGATAGCTCCGAGGGCAACATCAACACCGTGATGAGTACCACGCGGCGCTCTCTCCTCACTGGCACGAGCCTCCCCGAGGCGACAACAGCTGATTCGGCGCTCCTCGTCGTCGCGGGCGAACCGGACAAGATACCTCGCAAAGGCGTCGAGCGCGCCCGCCGATGGATCGAAGAGGAAACCGGAAGCCTCCAAGTTCGTGGCGGAGACTTCCCGCTGGATTCCGGACGCATCGCGTCGCTCATCCTTCTCGGCGGTGTCGAGCGCTCCGACCGGCTTGAAGCGTTCATGCAACGCGCAAAAGAGGCCGTTAAAGAAGCCGAAGAGACCGAAGAGCGCGAAGACCCCGCCGAGACGTGGCGGAACGACGAACTCGAAGACCTCATCTAG
- a CDS encoding alkaline phosphatase family protein: MGLFDRLRGQDDPRVAFIGIDGVPFSLLADNPDEFPNMADLAETGSAGAIESIVPPESSACWPALTTGVNPGETGVYGFQDRENGSYETYVPMGRDVQATRIWDRVTDAGRKATVMNVPVTFPPQRNVQRMVSGFLSPSVDKAAYPDDFRDHLESSGYIIDVNAKLGHKDDKTEFVENANKTLDRRFEAFSHYLQQDDWDLFFGVFMTTDRVNHFLFKDYENETSDKEKFMAFYRKVDDYLGQIREMLPEDVTLVIAADHGFTSLDYEVHCNTLLEQEGWLSYEDDDHEQLEDISDDTLAYSLIPGRFYINLEGREPRGAVPQDEYQERRDELKEMLENLEGPNGRKVADRVVEKEDAFRGNHDDIAPDLVIVPNHGFDLKSGFKGKDDVFGQGPRNGMHSFDNASLYIDDPNATIEDADLYDIAPTILDLMEVEYTRTDFDGASLITQ, encoded by the coding sequence ATGGGTCTGTTCGACCGACTACGTGGGCAAGACGACCCGCGTGTCGCCTTCATTGGAATCGACGGCGTTCCCTTTAGTCTCCTCGCCGACAACCCCGACGAGTTCCCCAACATGGCTGATCTCGCCGAGACGGGGAGTGCCGGAGCTATCGAAAGTATCGTTCCCCCCGAGTCCTCCGCGTGTTGGCCCGCCCTCACCACGGGTGTCAACCCCGGAGAAACTGGTGTGTACGGCTTCCAAGACCGCGAGAATGGTTCGTACGAGACGTACGTCCCGATGGGCCGCGACGTGCAGGCCACGCGCATCTGGGACCGCGTCACCGACGCCGGGCGGAAGGCAACCGTGATGAACGTCCCCGTCACGTTCCCGCCGCAGCGAAACGTCCAGCGGATGGTTTCGGGCTTTCTCTCGCCCAGCGTGGACAAGGCGGCGTATCCCGACGACTTCCGCGATCACTTGGAGTCTTCAGGATACATTATCGACGTGAACGCGAAACTCGGTCACAAAGACGACAAGACCGAGTTCGTCGAGAACGCCAACAAGACCCTCGATAGACGGTTCGAGGCGTTCAGTCACTACCTCCAACAGGACGACTGGGACCTGTTTTTCGGCGTGTTCATGACCACAGACCGGGTCAACCACTTCCTGTTCAAGGATTACGAGAACGAAACGTCGGACAAAGAGAAGTTCATGGCGTTCTACCGCAAGGTAGACGACTATCTCGGTCAGATTCGGGAGATGCTGCCCGAGGACGTGACGCTCGTCATCGCCGCCGACCACGGGTTCACGTCTCTCGACTACGAAGTCCACTGCAACACGCTCCTCGAACAGGAGGGATGGCTCTCGTACGAGGACGACGACCACGAACAACTTGAGGATATCTCCGACGACACGCTGGCGTACTCGCTCATCCCCGGACGCTTCTACATCAACCTCGAAGGCCGCGAACCGCGCGGTGCCGTCCCGCAGGACGAGTACCAAGAGCGCCGTGACGAACTGAAGGAGATGCTGGAGAACCTCGAAGGTCCCAACGGCCGCAAGGTCGCAGACCGCGTCGTCGAGAAGGAAGATGCGTTCCGCGGCAACCACGACGACATCGCCCCGGACCTCGTCATCGTCCCGAACCACGGATTCGACCTCAAGTCCGGCTTCAAGGGCAAAGACGACGTGTTCGGACAGGGCCCACGAAACGGGATGCACAGCTTCGACAACGCGTCGCTGTACATCGACGACCCCAACGCGACGATTGAGGATGCAGACCTCTACGATATCGCACCGACAATCCTCGACCTGATGGAAGTCGAGTACACTCGGACCGACTTCGACGGCGCGAGTCTCATCACCCAGTAA
- a CDS encoding DUF5788 family protein, producing the protein MKEFERKQLLERVNREGATIGVDIPDRIDVQGEEVELRDFVFEIKRRDTVPEGEKDRVEQAKKNLRRERLQRLQQIEDNEVSYEEGQRLVESIVGIDRALNALEQLRPANLEQESQLQEAQDRKRWMNFLKQALGREKSSRSSRGGR; encoded by the coding sequence GTGAAGGAGTTCGAGCGAAAGCAGTTGTTGGAGCGCGTCAATCGCGAGGGGGCAACCATTGGTGTCGATATCCCTGACCGAATCGACGTGCAGGGCGAGGAGGTGGAACTGCGCGATTTCGTTTTCGAGATCAAGCGCCGCGACACCGTTCCGGAGGGTGAGAAAGACCGCGTCGAGCAGGCGAAAAAGAACCTCCGACGCGAACGTCTCCAGCGACTCCAGCAAATAGAGGACAACGAGGTGAGTTACGAGGAGGGCCAACGGTTAGTCGAAAGTATCGTCGGCATCGACCGGGCGTTGAACGCACTCGAACAACTACGCCCCGCGAACCTCGAACAGGAGTCTCAGTTACAGGAGGCCCAAGACCGGAAACGGTGGATGAACTTCCTGAAGCAGGCGCTGGGCCGCGAGAAAAGCAGTCGGTCCAGCCGCGGGGGGCGGTGA